From a region of the Deinococcota bacterium genome:
- a CDS encoding 3-hydroxybutyrate dehydrogenase, with protein sequence MTRAALVTGGSGGIGLACARALQGRGVRVMICDIDETRGEAAAADIGGLFVMADLSRRADCRKAVDATVEAYGGLDILVNNAGFQHIDAIPDFPEDTWEDMLAVMLTAPFLLTKYAWEPLKRSGQGRVINIGSAHSLVASPYKAAYVSAKHGLVGLTRVAALEGGHHGITVNTVAPAYVRTAIVEGQIADQARTRGIRPEEVEEKVLLENVAVKRLLEPEDVANYVVFLASAEAWGITGSVQSIDLGWTAR encoded by the coding sequence ATGACTCGAGCAGCGCTGGTCACCGGCGGCTCCGGCGGCATCGGCTTGGCCTGCGCCCGCGCGCTTCAGGGGCGCGGCGTCAGGGTGATGATCTGCGACATCGACGAGACCAGGGGCGAAGCGGCCGCGGCCGACATCGGCGGCCTCTTCGTGATGGCCGACCTGAGCCGGCGGGCGGACTGCCGCAAGGCCGTAGACGCCACGGTCGAGGCTTACGGCGGCCTCGACATTTTGGTCAACAACGCCGGCTTTCAGCACATCGACGCCATCCCCGACTTTCCCGAGGACACCTGGGAGGATATGCTGGCGGTCATGCTCACCGCGCCCTTTTTGCTCACCAAGTACGCCTGGGAGCCCCTCAAGCGCTCCGGCCAGGGCCGGGTGATCAACATCGGCAGCGCCCACAGCCTGGTTGCCAGCCCCTACAAGGCCGCCTACGTGAGCGCCAAACACGGCCTCGTGGGCCTGACCCGGGTGGCGGCCCTGGAGGGCGGCCACCACGGGATTACCGTCAACACCGTCGCTCCGGCCTACGTTCGCACCGCCATCGTCGAGGGGCAGATCGCCGACCAGGCCCGCACGCGCGGCATCCGCCCCGAAGAGGTCGAAGAGAAGGTGCTCCTGGAAAACGTCGCCGTCAAAAGGTTGCTCGAGCCCGAGGACGTGGCCAACTACGTCGTCTTCCTCGCCTCGGCGGAGGCCTGGGGCATCACCGGCTCGGTGCAGTCCATCGACCTCGGCTGGACGGCGCGCTGA
- a CDS encoding DUF3105 domain-containing protein produces the protein MSTKARRARAKHAPTRKFNPVPWLIAVGVVALVVGMIVYNQVRSANLPGEQFPNQGHTHIATVDTPHPPYNTNPPTSGWHVANVARAGTYDYELPDQLLIHNLEDGYVVMYYQMGSDEENEARMRELENASRGYRRVVIVPRSNMEATYALTAWRRLDKFDEFDEARVRTFLDAYEGIDNHPRG, from the coding sequence ATGAGTACGAAGGCAAGAAGAGCTCGAGCCAAGCACGCCCCCACCCGCAAGTTCAACCCCGTTCCCTGGCTGATCGCCGTGGGCGTGGTCGCGCTGGTGGTGGGCATGATCGTCTACAACCAGGTGAGAAGCGCCAACCTGCCGGGCGAGCAGTTCCCCAACCAGGGCCATACCCACATCGCCACGGTCGATACCCCTCACCCGCCCTACAACACCAACCCGCCCACCTCGGGCTGGCACGTCGCCAACGTGGCGAGGGCCGGCACCTACGACTACGAATTGCCCGACCAGCTCCTGATCCATAACCTCGAGGACGGCTACGTGGTGATGTACTACCAGATGGGCAGCGACGAGGAGAACGAGGCGCGGATGCGCGAGCTCGAGAACGCCTCCCGCGGCTACCGCCGCGTCGTCATCGTGCCGCGGTCCAACATGGAGGCCACCTACGCGCTTACCGCCTGGAGGCGCCTGGACAAGTTCGATGAGTTCGACGAGGCGCGGGTGAGGACCTTTCTCGACGCCTACGAGGGCATCGACAACCACCCGAGGGGCTAA
- a CDS encoding ABC transporter ATP-binding protein/permease: MESKESTEFSTRESLGRFWAILAPHRLTVLGLSLLLSLSASLAAVGPQFARLVFDVLIPRGQLEPFLWLAAAMLGFYGLYAAVGYAAMYFSYAFTQRVISEVRMRAYARLLSLPMTRFGEERSGSLVSRVVSDVNALEAMIQSGSSRLLGQLFTILVVMTILFVTNARLALVTLVIVPLLAFITWRYQGPLKEASRKIRRRIGELGGVATEAIANIDIVKTFAAEPQELARFRAQNDVYVDLNLSRRKQVGWMESLVTLISDLGLAAMLLGGGLLIVRGEMTVGVLAAFLLYLRQLMGPVQSVMFFNNTLQAGVAALERIADLLEAEPEEEGEREERPDGRLELSGVSFRYPGSRVWTLEDLALTVEPGQTAALVGPSGAGKSTVIRLLSRLYDPTAGRISLGGRDLRDYRLTALRRAVAVVPQDPTLFSGSVMDNIAYALPGATEAEVQRAAALANAHSFILELPRAYQTEVGERGVKLSGGQKQRIAIARALLKEASLLVLDEATSNLDAESESVIQDALAGHFAQHRRMTTIVIAHRLATITRADTIFVLDRGRLVEAGSHAQLLAHGGLYRLLYDLQFGEAISLQGALQPR, translated from the coding sequence GTGGAGAGCAAGGAGAGCACGGAGTTCAGTACCCGCGAGAGCCTGGGGCGCTTTTGGGCCATCCTGGCGCCGCACCGGCTGACGGTCCTCGGCCTGTCGCTCTTGCTCAGCCTGTCGGCCTCGCTCGCGGCGGTGGGGCCGCAGTTCGCGCGCCTGGTCTTCGACGTGCTCATCCCGCGCGGTCAGCTCGAGCCCTTTTTGTGGCTGGCGGCGGCCATGCTGGGCTTCTACGGGCTCTACGCGGCCGTCGGCTACGCCGCCATGTACTTCTCCTACGCCTTTACCCAGCGCGTCATCAGCGAGGTGAGGATGCGGGCCTATGCCAGGCTGCTCTCCTTGCCCATGACGCGCTTTGGCGAAGAGCGCTCGGGCTCTTTGGTCTCGCGCGTCGTCTCGGACGTGAACGCGCTCGAGGCCATGATCCAGTCGGGCTCGTCGCGGCTCCTGGGCCAGCTCTTCACCATCTTGGTGGTCATGACCATCCTCTTCGTGACCAACGCGCGCCTGGCCCTGGTCACGCTGGTCATCGTGCCGCTGCTAGCCTTTATCACCTGGCGTTATCAGGGGCCCCTCAAGGAGGCCAGCCGCAAGATTCGCCGCCGCATCGGCGAACTCGGCGGGGTGGCGACGGAGGCGATCGCCAACATCGACATCGTCAAGACCTTTGCGGCCGAGCCCCAGGAGCTTGCGCGCTTTCGCGCCCAGAACGACGTCTACGTGGACCTCAACCTGTCGCGGCGCAAGCAGGTCGGCTGGATGGAGAGCCTGGTCACCCTGATCTCCGACCTGGGTTTGGCGGCGATGCTCCTGGGCGGCGGTCTGCTCATCGTCCGCGGTGAGATGACGGTCGGCGTCCTGGCGGCCTTTTTGCTCTACTTGCGCCAGCTCATGGGGCCGGTGCAGTCGGTGATGTTCTTCAACAACACCTTGCAGGCGGGGGTGGCGGCCTTGGAGCGCATCGCCGACCTGCTCGAGGCCGAGCCGGAGGAGGAGGGCGAGAGGGAGGAGCGGCCTGACGGCCGGCTCGAGCTTTCCGGGGTGAGCTTTCGCTATCCGGGGAGCCGGGTCTGGACGCTCGAGGACCTTGCCCTCACGGTCGAGCCCGGTCAGACGGCGGCCCTGGTGGGGCCGTCCGGGGCGGGAAAGAGCACGGTGATTCGCCTGCTCTCGAGGCTCTACGACCCCACCGCCGGGCGCATCAGCCTGGGCGGGCGCGATCTCCGCGACTACCGGCTGACCGCCTTGCGCCGCGCCGTGGCAGTGGTGCCGCAGGACCCGACGCTCTTTTCGGGCAGCGTCATGGACAACATCGCCTACGCCCTGCCGGGAGCGACGGAGGCCGAGGTGCAGCGCGCCGCCGCGCTGGCCAACGCGCATTCGTTCATCCTCGAGCTGCCCAGGGCTTACCAGACCGAGGTCGGCGAGCGCGGCGTCAAGCTCTCGGGCGGCCAGAAGCAGCGCATCGCCATCGCCCGGGCGCTTCTCAAGGAGGCCTCGCTGCTCGTCTTGGACGAGGCCACCTCCAATCTCGACGCCGAGTCCGAGAGCGTCATCCAAGACGCGCTGGCAGGTCACTTCGCGCAGCACCGGAGGATGACGACGATCGTCATCGCCCACCGCCTCGCCACCATCACCCGCGCCGACACGATCTTCGTCCTGGACCGGGGTCGCCTCGTCGAGGCCGGCAGCCACGCCCAGCTTCTCGCCCACGGCGGGCTCTACCGCCTGCTCTACGACCTGCAGTTCGGCGAGGCGATCTCACTGCAAGGCGCGCTGCAACCCCGCTGA
- a CDS encoding carboxylate-amine ligase produces the protein MTMQRPSLTIGIEEEYQIVNPETRELESFMSRVIDGSKQTLQRLDIKAELMQSTVETGTRVCRTVQEARAEVVAMRCKVDALARAEGLRVVAAGTHPFSNWQEQEITPGARYEAIVEDMQDLARQLLIFGMHVHIGTDDPEFTIDAMNILRYMTPHLLALSTSSPMWHGRDTGLKSYRSALFRRFPRTGVPVEFGSYAEFQNFVGVLVKTGCIEDGSKLWWDLRPHHEFPTLEFRICDLCTNLDDAICCAALFQALVFKHFVMRRKNTTFRSYPQAMVEENKWRALRYGVGGKLIDLGLQEELPARELIADLVAFVDDVVDELGSRQEVEHALTIVERGSSADKQLDIFRETGKPEAVVDWLISETMRGCGDGG, from the coding sequence ATGACCATGCAACGACCCTCCCTGACGATCGGCATCGAAGAGGAGTACCAGATCGTCAACCCCGAGACCCGCGAGCTCGAGAGCTTCATGAGCCGGGTCATCGACGGCTCCAAGCAGACCCTGCAGCGGCTCGATATCAAGGCCGAGCTCATGCAGAGCACGGTGGAGACCGGCACGCGCGTCTGCCGGACCGTTCAGGAGGCGCGCGCCGAGGTCGTCGCCATGCGCTGCAAGGTAGATGCCCTGGCGCGGGCCGAGGGGCTCAGGGTGGTGGCAGCGGGCACCCATCCCTTTTCGAACTGGCAGGAGCAGGAGATCACGCCGGGTGCCCGCTACGAGGCCATCGTCGAGGACATGCAGGACCTGGCGCGGCAGCTCCTGATCTTCGGTATGCACGTGCACATCGGCACCGACGACCCCGAGTTCACCATCGACGCCATGAACATTCTGCGCTACATGACGCCGCACCTCCTGGCCCTGTCCACCTCCTCGCCGATGTGGCACGGCCGCGACACCGGCCTAAAGAGCTACCGCAGCGCGCTCTTTCGCCGCTTTCCGCGCACCGGCGTGCCCGTCGAGTTCGGCAGCTACGCGGAGTTCCAGAACTTCGTGGGGGTGCTCGTCAAGACCGGCTGCATCGAGGACGGCTCGAAGCTGTGGTGGGACCTGCGCCCGCACCACGAGTTCCCCACCCTCGAGTTCCGCATCTGCGACCTCTGTACCAACCTGGACGACGCCATCTGCTGCGCCGCCCTCTTCCAGGCGCTCGTCTTCAAGCACTTCGTCATGCGGCGCAAGAACACCACCTTTCGCTCCTACCCGCAGGCGATGGTCGAGGAGAACAAGTGGCGGGCACTGCGCTACGGCGTCGGCGGCAAGCTCATCGACTTGGGCCTTCAGGAGGAATTGCCCGCGCGCGAGCTCATCGCCGACCTCGTCGCCTTTGTCGACGACGTGGTGGACGAGCTCGGCAGCCGCCAGGAGGTCGAACACGCCTTGACGATCGTGGAGCGCGGCAGCAGCGCCGACAAGCAGCTCGACATCTTCCGGGAGACGGGCAAGCCCGAAGCGGTGGTGGACTGGCTCATTTCGGAGACGATGCGCGGCTGTGGAGACGGCGGCTAG
- a CDS encoding DoxX family membrane protein codes for MLRLFGLSASWCGHKVRARSRYLLAALFVTAGLSHFLFPEPFVRIVPPALPAPLGLVYLSGLLEVLGGLGLLSRYRRPAAWGLVLLLVAVYPANLYMAMEPERAGAGIPPLLLWLRLPLQFVLGGWLLWAVRPPRDSAD; via the coding sequence ATGTTGCGGTTATTCGGCTTATCCGCTAGCTGGTGCGGCCATAAGGTCAGGGCGCGGTCTCGCTATCTTCTCGCCGCGCTGTTCGTCACTGCCGGGCTCAGCCACTTTCTCTTTCCCGAACCCTTCGTGCGCATCGTGCCGCCCGCCTTGCCCGCGCCGCTTGGGCTCGTCTACTTGAGCGGCCTCCTCGAGGTCCTCGGCGGCCTTGGCCTCCTGAGCCGCTACCGCCGCCCCGCCGCCTGGGGGCTCGTCCTCCTCCTCGTCGCCGTCTATCCGGCCAACCTCTACATGGCGATGGAGCCCGAGCGGGCCGGTGCTGGCATCCCGCCGCTGCTTCTCTGGCTGCGCCTGCCGCTTCAGTTCGTGCTCGGCGGCTGGCTGCTGTGGGCGGTAAGGCCACCTCGCGACAGCGCGGATTAG
- a CDS encoding alpha/beta hydrolase, protein MRPPARRRPGLKRVLPALLLLALGVALGFGYATLRRPALVPLQDAMVTGVAMNEVSVRYLDEAGGFIDIGPADAAADTLLILYPGGLVRPQAYTWLGVALVPLGVRTLIPRFALDLAVTAPGRASALLDILAQDGVSFERVVLGGHSLGGAMAARYAFRNPGRIDALVLMGAYSAEGDDLSATGLPVLVLAAERDGRATLAAVTAGLGRLPPGAELEVVAGAVHSFFGRYGPQAGDGLPAVSRDVAERLIREALARFVPRHPPDGLDAR, encoded by the coding sequence ATGCGACCCCCCGCAAGGCGCCGCCCCGGCCTCAAGCGAGTTCTGCCGGCCCTCCTCTTGCTCGCCCTGGGCGTCGCGCTGGGCTTCGGCTACGCGACGCTGCGGCGCCCGGCGCTCGTGCCCCTCCAGGACGCGATGGTCACGGGGGTAGCCATGAACGAGGTGTCAGTCCGCTACCTGGACGAGGCCGGCGGCTTTATCGACATCGGCCCGGCGGACGCCGCGGCCGACACGCTGCTGATCCTCTACCCGGGCGGGCTGGTCCGGCCGCAGGCCTATACCTGGCTGGGCGTGGCGCTGGTGCCCCTGGGCGTCCGCACCCTCATCCCGCGCTTTGCCCTGGACCTGGCGGTGACCGCGCCGGGGCGGGCCTCGGCCCTGCTCGACATCCTGGCCCAGGACGGCGTCTCCTTTGAGCGCGTGGTTCTGGGCGGTCACTCGCTCGGCGGGGCGATGGCGGCCCGCTACGCCTTCCGCAACCCGGGGCGCATAGACGCGCTCGTCCTGATGGGCGCTTACAGCGCCGAGGGCGACGACCTGAGCGCTACCGGCCTGCCCGTCCTGGTCCTGGCCGCCGAGAGGGACGGCCGGGCGACGCTCGCGGCGGTCACGGCGGGTCTCGGCCGCCTGCCGCCGGGGGCGGAGCTCGAGGTCGTCGCGGGCGCCGTCCACAGCTTTTTCGGCCGCTACGGGCCGCAAGCCGGCGACGGCCTGCCGGCGGTCAGCCGCGACGTGGCCGAGCGCCTCATCCGCGAGGCGTTGGCGCGCTTTGTACCCCGGCACCCGCCGGATGGGCTGGACGCTCGCTAG
- a CDS encoding AbrB/MazE/SpoVT family DNA-binding domain-containing protein, with product MAEYRTKVAEDGHLVIPAPFRKALGVKPGDEVILSLEGGEVRVFTPEQGLRRAQMLVRKYVPRDRRLADELIDERRREVARGEGGS from the coding sequence ATGGCTGAATACCGGACCAAGGTCGCCGAAGACGGCCACCTCGTCATTCCAGCTCCTTTTCGCAAGGCGCTGGGTGTAAAACCCGGCGACGAGGTGATCCTCTCGCTCGAGGGTGGTGAGGTGCGCGTGTTCACGCCCGAGCAAGGGCTTCGGCGCGCTCAGATGCTCGTGAGAAAGTATGTTCCAAGGGACCGTCGGCTCGCAGACGAGCTCATCGACGAGCGCCGCCGTGAGGTCGCTCGTGGCGAAGGCGGTTCTTGA